The proteins below come from a single Rosa rugosa chromosome 2, drRosRugo1.1, whole genome shotgun sequence genomic window:
- the LOC133730839 gene encoding uncharacterized protein LOC133730839 yields MAKRAETSHSHRIYEEREEKLVSSKDGKQFRRVARFLKPCAPNSSKAVGPSNTPLLSDVFPQSLQQWPSTVVFPGCKKPQEKWVEWIDRLAGKYCTIWNQAGICDAIMSSKYETKFNKDLVLVMAEFWCSETNTFLFDWGEATITMEDVMVLGGFSVLGKQVTRPINGVMMETVEEMEKKKTELTRTPAKKADHFNWMTHFMKLQDYKHEHVAFLSLWLARFVFPSLPEESLGKHVFPIAVLLSQGTRVALAPAVLAGLFRELSFLKNQAFKGEEIISVSSPFQLLQLWALERFQGVLKSPPKRLNPCEPRAAQWNKVNIKISLPDVRREINLAKNFRWRPYAAELTNWQHGSYYLADKLCFYDKTTDQNLQSYVECLCCAELVGVEDCKEKYLPHRVAMQFGIDQDLPGDPAACSGLDGNSDTTDVCFFLPGRFFEPCVTARYSYWWGLYKSARADAIKDGVKVAVKKIKEKSHHHSVEEKNFKAHKASTKALSKCELEKNHFCAVPEVSTKSNCAVRTQPSATAQFPKMVKKDLSPNHSGGGNIPLLKQRRLVGKRPTCLRNASTTRKSTNVVSSQSGNPNKNVKKRKLATPTEEFPSKKRNISEYTKNLWMVATKGKKGSDIANVQSNVRITHEHQVRAKVSDEGSAKGGKKAMAEGSLKKPLEADGRKVKQSERCAVKVGKKAMSERSLKKPMEADGHKVKQSKRGAVKEVTRTMENARTKTQKDGLLMRVQKLEKLLGI; encoded by the coding sequence ATGGCGAAGAGAGCAGAAACGTCACATTCTCATCGCATATACGAGGAACGAGAAGAGAAACTCGTGTCTTCAAAAGACGGGAAGCAGTTCAGAAGAGTCGCAAGGTTTCTCAAACCATGTGCTCCGAATTCGAGCAAAGCAGTGGGACCCTCAAATACTCCATTGTTGTCTGACGTCTTTCCTCAGAGTCTTCAACAATGGCCGTCCACGGTTGTGTTCCCGGGTTGCAAGAAGCCCCAGGAAAAATGGGTGGAGTGGATTGATAGGCTGGCCGGAAAGTACTGTACTATTTGGAACCAAGCTGGGATTTGCGATGCTATTATGAGCTCCAAGTATGAGACCAAGTTTAACAAGGATTTGGTGCTGGTTATGGCCGAGTTTTGGTGCTCGGAGACTAATACATTCTTGTTTGATTGGGGCGAAGCGACGATCACAATGGAGGATGTGATGGTTCTTGGTGGGTTTTCGGTTCTGGGTAAGCAGGTGACGAGGCCCATTAATGGGGTGATGATGGAAACAGTGGAggagatggagaagaagaagacggagcTGACGAGAACTCCGGCGAAGAAAGCTGATCACTTTAACTGGATGACCCATTTTATGAAGCTTCAGGACTACAAGCATGAACATGTGGCATTCCTGTCTCTGTGGTTGGCAAGGTTTGTCTTTCCTTCTCTTCCTGAAGAAAGCTTAGGCAAACATGTGTTTCCCATTGCGGTTCTTTTGTCACAGGGCACTAGAGTTGCTCTGGCTCCTGCAGTTCTTGCAGGGCTTTTCAGAGAGTTAAGCTTTTTGAAAAACCAAGCCTTTAAGGGTGAGGAGATAATCTCTGTTTCGAGCCCATTTCAGCTGTTGCAGTTGTGGGCGTTGGAGAGGTTTCAGGGTGTGCTTAAGAGTCCACCAAAGAGACTTAACCCCTGTGAGCCTAGGGCGGCTCAGTGGAACAAAGTGAACATTAAGATTAGTCTCCCTGATGTGAGGAGAGAGATTAATTTGGCTAAGAATTTTCGGTGGCGGCCTTATGCTGCTGAACTGACCAATTGGCAACATGGTTCTTACTACCTAGCTGATAAACTGTGCTTTTATGATAAAACTACGGACCAGAATTTGCAGTCTTATGTTGAATGCTTGTGTTGTGCTGAGTTGGTTGGAGTAGAAGATTGTAAGGAGAAGTATTTGCCGCACAGGGTGGCAATGCAGTTTGGAATTGATCAAGACCTTCCTGGGGATCCTGCTGCATGCTCAGGGTTGGATGGTAACTCGGACACTACCgatgtttgtttctttcttccaGGACGGTTTTTTGAGCCGTGTGTAACTGCTAGATACTCATATTGGTGGGGACTATATAAGTCTGCTCGCGCGGATGCAATCAAAGATGGTGTCAAAGTGGCTGTAAAAAAGATTAAGGAGAAGAGTCATCATCACTCCGTGGAAGAGAAGAATTTCAAGGCGCATAAGGCATCTACAAAAGCTTTATCAAAGTGTGAACTTGAAAAGAACCACTTCTGTGCTGTGCCTGAAGTCTCAACAAAATCCAATTGTGCTGTCAGGACACAACCCTCAGCCACTGCTCAATTTCCCAAGATGGTCAAGAAAGATTTGTCTCCAAATCATAGTGGTGGTGGCAATATTCCTCTGTTGAAACAGAGGAGACTTGTGGGAAAGAGACCGACTTGTCTCCGTAATGCTTCCACAACCAGGAAATCCACAAATGTTGTTTCGTCACAGTCAGGTAACCCAAATAAAAATGTGAAGAAACGGAAGCTGGCCACACCAACTGAAGAGTTTCCTTCTAAGAAAAGAAATATTAGTGAGTATACCAAAAATCTTTGGATGGTTGCTACAAAAGGGAAGAAGGGTAGTGATATTGCAAATGTTCAAAGTAATGTTAGGATAACGCATGAGCATCAAGTGAGAGCTAAAGTATCAGATGAAGGTTCTGCAAAAGGAGGGAAGAAAGCAATGGCTGAAGGGTCTCTGAAGAAACCCTTGGAGGCTGATGGCCGTAAAGTGAAACAATCTGAAAGGTGTGCTGTAAAAGTTGGGAAGAAAGCAATGTCCGAAAGGTCTCTGAAGAAACCCATGGAGGCTGATGGACATAAAGTGAAACAATCCAAAAGGGGTGCTGTGAAAGAAGTCACGAGAACAATGGAGAATGCTAGAACTAAAACTCAGAAAGATGGATTACTGATGAGGGTTCAGAAACTGGAGAAACTTTTGGGGATATAG